From Halanaeroarchaeum sulfurireducens, a single genomic window includes:
- a CDS encoding aldehyde ferredoxin oxidoreductase family protein yields the protein MLHATGDLLTIDVGARETSVEPIDDVLETYVGGRGVGTRLAHERIPFDVDPFGDANSLFFTTGPLQISQMSFTGRMNLTGVSPLTDGLLSSNAGGYMSRHFADTGYAAVQITGQSDDLLAIHVTDEGVSFEPVPSLREARVDETTAYMDREHDLGADQLAIVGPAGENRVRFAAVMTSESRAFGRGGLGAVMGSKNVKAVSFDGDSRPDIEVSDVQTDVHRDAATSDSIMKEQGTASLVDLTNEMAGYPTRYFRDRSFESADRINGARIAEKKYKTGSCSLCAFACKLPTRDDERGVETEGPEFETTMSFGSNQAVDDIVDVMISNELCDQLGLDTISAGDVIAAYLAAEDEFGNAELAHELIEKIAHREDEGDLLAEGVDRIHDELGVKNWSVKGLEFPAHEGRLLHGQALGYMTANRGADHLYSTFYAYEYPLVGEDEAFDPAGLEGKPEKLVWAENKRAVEDLGVICRFSRGSMDADRFEALYEDDFEALLDVGANVIDLERHFNNERGMDRSDDDALPYDVPGIDAALSEYYDLRGWADDGTVPEEDVSYLDVSG from the coding sequence ATGCTCCACGCGACGGGGGACCTGCTAACGATCGACGTCGGCGCGCGAGAAACGTCAGTCGAACCGATCGACGACGTTCTCGAAACGTACGTCGGAGGGCGAGGCGTGGGGACGCGTCTCGCTCACGAGCGGATACCCTTCGACGTCGACCCGTTTGGCGACGCGAACAGTCTGTTCTTCACGACCGGGCCGCTCCAGATCTCGCAGATGAGTTTCACCGGTCGGATGAACCTCACTGGCGTCTCCCCGCTGACCGATGGCCTGCTCTCGTCGAACGCGGGCGGGTACATGTCCCGGCACTTCGCGGACACCGGGTACGCGGCGGTACAGATCACCGGCCAGAGCGACGACCTCCTCGCGATCCACGTCACCGACGAGGGCGTCAGCTTCGAGCCGGTGCCCTCGCTGCGGGAGGCCCGCGTTGACGAGACGACAGCGTACATGGACCGGGAGCACGACCTCGGCGCGGACCAGCTCGCGATCGTGGGGCCGGCGGGCGAGAATCGGGTCAGATTTGCGGCCGTCATGACGAGTGAGAGCCGGGCGTTCGGTCGCGGCGGTCTCGGCGCGGTCATGGGCTCGAAGAACGTCAAGGCGGTCAGCTTCGACGGCGACTCCCGTCCGGATATCGAGGTCTCCGACGTCCAGACCGACGTCCATCGCGACGCCGCCACCAGCGACAGCATCATGAAAGAACAGGGGACGGCGAGCCTGGTGGATCTCACCAACGAGATGGCGGGCTATCCGACGCGGTACTTCCGAGACCGCTCCTTCGAGTCGGCCGATCGCATCAACGGCGCGCGGATCGCCGAGAAGAAGTACAAGACTGGGTCGTGTTCGCTGTGTGCGTTCGCGTGCAAGCTCCCGACCCGGGACGACGAGCGCGGGGTCGAGACCGAGGGCCCCGAGTTCGAGACCACGATGTCCTTTGGCTCCAACCAGGCGGTCGACGACATCGTCGACGTGATGATCTCGAACGAGCTCTGCGATCAGCTCGGCCTCGATACGATCAGCGCCGGCGACGTCATCGCCGCCTACCTGGCCGCGGAGGACGAGTTCGGGAACGCCGAGCTGGCCCACGAGCTGATCGAGAAGATCGCACATCGCGAGGACGAGGGTGACCTGCTCGCGGAGGGGGTCGACCGGATCCACGACGAACTCGGCGTGAAAAACTGGTCGGTGAAGGGCCTCGAATTCCCGGCCCACGAGGGACGGCTTCTCCACGGGCAGGCGCTGGGCTATATGACGGCCAACCGCGGTGCGGACCATCTGTACTCCACGTTTTACGCCTACGAGTACCCCCTCGTAGGCGAAGACGAAGCCTTCGATCCGGCGGGACTGGAGGGCAAACCCGAGAAACTCGTCTGGGCGGAGAACAAGCGGGCCGTCGAGGATCTGGGCGTGATCTGTCGGTTCTCCCGCGGGTCGATGGACGCCGATCGGTTCGAGGCGCTGTACGAGGACGACTTCGAGGCGCTGCTCGACGTCGGCGCCAACGTGATCGACCTGGAGCGCCACTTCAACAACGAGCGTGGGATGGACCGGAGTGACGACGACGCGCTCCCGTACGACGTCCCCGGGATCGACGCGGCACTTTCCGAGTATTACGACCTTCGGGGATGGGCCGACGACGGGACTGTGCCCGAAGAGGACGTCTCGTACCTCGATGTGTCAGGGTGA
- a CDS encoding helix-turn-helix domain-containing protein, with protein sequence MPISIDEFESRGPEKGETNAERVVRFLARNQDTAYKAIEIAEATDINENSIHPVLNRLEERGLVRHREPYWAIGDLEKVRDAKMFSSTSQFLEDTLGSESREEWLTAAQNDEETRV encoded by the coding sequence GTGCCGATCAGCATCGACGAGTTCGAATCGCGTGGCCCGGAGAAGGGTGAAACGAACGCTGAACGGGTAGTCCGGTTCTTGGCGCGTAATCAGGACACGGCGTACAAGGCCATCGAGATCGCAGAGGCGACTGACATCAACGAGAACTCGATCCATCCGGTTTTGAATCGACTCGAAGAGCGGGGACTGGTCCGCCACCGCGAACCGTACTGGGCGATTGGCGACCTCGAGAAGGTCCGTGATGCAAAGATGTTCAGCTCAACGTCGCAGTTCCTCGAGGATACCCTCGGGTCGGAGAGCCGAGAAGAGTGGCTGACGGCGGCCCAAAACGACGAGGAGACTCGCGTGTGA
- a CDS encoding fumarylacetoacetate hydrolase family protein has translation MRLARAWTEDGVVTGEYDDGTIRTDDATYEICEGSAELLAPTEPTALYCVGRNYAATLDQMDYDRPEEPDFFIKPPAAVHPPETPIPYPTFSEEVTYAGELAAVIDERAKDVAPGDVPRIVRGYTIMNDVDALDQPGRTARKAFDGSAPLGPWIETDVDPHGIDMHTDVNGERRQEATTDQMLFDPHEVVSFLSERFTLEPGDVIAFGSPANPGTIEPGDTVEITYEGVGTLRNGVAAPGE, from the coding sequence ATGCGACTGGCACGCGCCTGGACCGAGGACGGGGTCGTGACCGGCGAGTACGACGACGGCACGATCCGGACCGACGATGCGACCTACGAGATCTGTGAGGGGAGTGCGGAGTTGCTCGCCCCGACCGAGCCGACCGCGCTGTACTGCGTCGGCCGGAACTACGCCGCCACGCTCGACCAGATGGACTACGACCGCCCCGAGGAACCCGATTTCTTCATCAAACCGCCCGCCGCCGTCCACCCTCCAGAGACGCCCATCCCCTACCCGACGTTCTCCGAGGAGGTGACCTATGCGGGGGAGCTCGCGGCCGTGATCGACGAACGGGCGAAAGATGTCGCCCCAGGGGACGTCCCTCGGATCGTCCGGGGATACACCATCATGAACGACGTGGATGCCCTGGATCAGCCGGGCCGAACCGCCAGGAAGGCCTTCGACGGCTCGGCCCCGCTCGGTCCGTGGATCGAGACCGACGTCGACCCCCACGGCATCGACATGCACACCGACGTGAACGGTGAGCGCCGCCAGGAGGCCACCACCGATCAGATGCTCTTCGATCCCCACGAGGTCGTCTCGTTTCTCTCCGAGCGGTTCACCCTCGAACCCGGTGACGTGATCGCCTTCGGCAGCCCCGCCAACCCGGGGACCATCGAACCCGGTGACACCGTCGAGATCACCTACGAGGGCGTGGGCACGCTGCGCAACGGGGTCGCCGCTCCCGGCGAGTGA
- a CDS encoding helix-turn-helix transcriptional regulator — MDKSVEVAKFLADSPHRMPILRTIRDRNRPARADIVDRVDASRRTVKRALDRFHERGWILRENDEIVLTVGGAFVLEAFEDFAGPVLIVEELRPFVSRVRAEDCRAGPAEFENTTIIDTDTNNPFAAVEHLLDQYREATDRAHVLLSYVSRNILKELLETAGNEELDLVIVVDESVRRAIETTPAYRELLERHGENATLHRVEKTFPLSCALIDDTAMVSVTNDEGVPTVLLQSSNRAFVSVIERRIRQGCEQARRFSV; from the coding sequence ATGGACAAGAGCGTCGAGGTGGCGAAATTCCTCGCTGATTCTCCCCACCGGATGCCGATTCTCAGAACCATCCGGGACCGAAACCGCCCCGCACGGGCCGACATCGTCGACCGGGTCGACGCATCTCGGCGCACGGTCAAACGCGCACTCGACAGGTTTCACGAACGGGGATGGATCCTCCGGGAAAACGACGAGATCGTCCTCACGGTGGGCGGTGCGTTCGTCCTCGAGGCGTTCGAAGACTTCGCTGGCCCCGTCTTGATCGTCGAGGAACTCCGCCCCTTCGTCTCTCGGGTCCGAGCGGAGGACTGTCGGGCCGGCCCGGCGGAGTTCGAGAATACGACGATCATCGACACCGACACCAACAATCCCTTCGCGGCCGTCGAACACCTGCTCGATCAGTACCGGGAGGCGACCGACCGCGCCCACGTCCTCCTCTCCTACGTCTCCAGAAATATCCTGAAGGAACTGCTCGAGACGGCCGGGAACGAAGAGCTCGATCTGGTCATCGTGGTCGACGAGAGCGTTCGGCGAGCCATCGAAACCACACCTGCGTATCGCGAACTGCTCGAACGGCACGGAGAGAACGCCACATTGCACAGGGTCGAGAAGACGTTCCCGTTATCGTGTGCCCTGATCGACGACACGGCGATGGTCTCCGTCACGAACGACGAGGGAGTCCCGACGGTCCTGCTCCAGTCATCGAATCGGGCATTCGTATCGGTCATCGAACGCCGCATCCGCCAGGGATGCGAGCAGGCCCGACGCTTCTCAGTGTGA
- a CDS encoding deoxyhypusine synthase — protein MEEDSRENVVPGSEEALDTADVRGYDFRGAFDLEEMLSTYETTGFQATHLAEAIDIIREMRDADATVYLTLTSNIVSSGLRETVAALVREGYVDVLITTSGSITEDVIKSAKPFKMGEWDVDEGEMRERGINRLGNIFVPSDRYVWLESYLNDFFPDFFADDPIRTPTEFSRELGKTLDDEDSVLKQAADNDVPVFCPALTDAEVGNFLYYYNQQADQDVGIEILQDYETLIERGMLAEETGLIVLGGGVPKHHAIMTNLFRGGADYAVYVSTGMEGDGSLSGAPPDEAVSWGKIKDEDSTNYTQIQAEATLVVPLLVAAGFELY, from the coding sequence ATGGAAGAGGACTCACGCGAGAACGTGGTACCGGGGTCCGAGGAGGCCCTGGACACCGCCGACGTCCGCGGCTACGACTTTCGCGGCGCGTTCGACCTCGAGGAGATGCTCTCGACGTACGAGACGACAGGGTTCCAGGCGACCCACCTTGCGGAGGCGATCGACATCATCCGAGAGATGCGCGATGCGGACGCGACCGTCTACCTCACGCTCACCTCGAACATCGTCTCGTCGGGGCTTCGGGAGACCGTCGCGGCCCTCGTCCGGGAGGGCTACGTCGACGTGCTCATCACCACCTCCGGATCGATCACCGAGGACGTCATCAAGTCGGCCAAACCGTTCAAGATGGGCGAATGGGACGTTGACGAGGGCGAAATGCGCGAGCGGGGCATCAATCGCCTCGGCAACATCTTCGTGCCCTCCGACCGCTACGTCTGGCTCGAATCCTACCTCAACGACTTCTTCCCCGATTTCTTCGCCGACGATCCGATCCGGACGCCCACGGAGTTCTCCCGCGAACTCGGAAAGACCCTCGACGACGAGGACTCGGTTCTCAAACAGGCCGCGGACAACGACGTGCCCGTCTTCTGTCCGGCCCTCACGGACGCCGAGGTCGGAAACTTCCTCTACTACTACAATCAGCAGGCCGACCAGGACGTCGGCATCGAGATCCTCCAGGACTACGAGACGCTCATCGAGAGGGGGATGCTCGCCGAGGAAACGGGCCTCATCGTCCTCGGCGGCGGCGTGCCGAAACACCACGCCATCATGACGAACCTCTTTCGCGGTGGCGCGGATTACGCGGTGTACGTCTCGACCGGCATGGAGGGCGACGGGTCGCTATCGGGTGCACCGCCCGACGAGGCCGTTTCGTGGGGGAAGATCAAAGACGAAGATTCGACGAACTACACCCAGATCCAGGCCGAGGCGACCCTGGTCGTCCCCCTGCTGGTCGCCGCCGGTTTCGAGTTGTACTGA
- a CDS encoding Nif3-like dinuclear metal center hexameric protein yields MDLSDLVSRLDESLRTEDFADLDASENGLQVDRHDDSVTRVAFSVDAAVETIESAVDWGADLMVVHHGLSWDGIERVTGRHHARLARLLEADLGLYVSHLPLDAHPDHGNAAGLADLLSLSGREPFGALGGESIGQRGRLSTPRSTEAVHRTLEEALDHGGEGVQVLDFGPEPIEDVAIVTGSGADWFDEAVDAGVDAFVTGEGKGQLYHQARESAVTVFLGGHYATETFGVRALATVLENWGLETTFIDAPTGL; encoded by the coding sequence ATGGACCTCTCCGATCTCGTCTCCCGGCTGGACGAGTCGCTGCGAACCGAGGACTTCGCGGATCTGGACGCCAGCGAAAACGGGCTTCAGGTCGATCGACACGACGATTCCGTAACGCGAGTCGCGTTCTCGGTGGACGCCGCCGTCGAAACCATCGAGTCGGCCGTCGACTGGGGGGCAGATCTCATGGTCGTTCACCACGGCCTCTCCTGGGACGGCATCGAGCGCGTCACCGGTCGCCACCACGCCCGACTCGCCCGACTGCTGGAGGCCGACCTCGGGCTGTACGTCTCACACCTGCCCCTGGACGCGCATCCGGATCACGGCAACGCGGCCGGTCTCGCCGACCTCCTTTCGCTCTCCGGACGCGAGCCCTTCGGTGCGCTCGGGGGCGAATCCATCGGGCAACGCGGCCGTCTTTCGACCCCCCGATCGACCGAGGCGGTCCACCGGACTCTCGAGGAGGCCCTCGATCACGGCGGCGAGGGCGTGCAGGTACTCGATTTCGGGCCAGAACCCATCGAAGACGTGGCCATCGTCACCGGAAGCGGTGCCGACTGGTTCGACGAGGCAGTCGATGCGGGGGTGGACGCGTTCGTCACCGGGGAGGGAAAGGGCCAGCTCTACCATCAGGCTCGCGAGTCGGCGGTCACGGTCTTTCTCGGGGGTCACTACGCCACGGAAACGTTCGGCGTGCGGGCGCTGGCGACGGTCCTCGAGAACTGGGGCCTCGAAACCACTTTCATCGACGCCCCGACCGGCCTGTAA
- a CDS encoding arginase family protein — protein MFPGANTDRDAAEYVVVGAPLDVSTTFQPGTRFGPDRIRTFAEPFDDFDRRSGQSFTDLDVHDHGDVHAWDDAEEYLEYVSGLLSDVRREGAVPLVLGGEHTVSLAGVTAVEPDVFVTLDAHLDLRTEYAGNELSHATVTHHALETADRAVILGARAGSEAEWQRAAEPDVTVVAPEAVGDWEPAFDDEAVYLSVDIDGADPGFAPGTGTMEPFGLTPREMRDVVRRVAPYATGFDVVEVNDRDDGQAPSLAAKLLRTFVYEHADRR, from the coding sequence ATGTTTCCCGGCGCGAACACCGACCGCGACGCGGCCGAGTACGTGGTGGTCGGCGCGCCACTCGACGTCTCGACGACGTTCCAGCCCGGCACCCGATTCGGGCCCGACCGAATTCGCACATTCGCGGAACCCTTCGACGATTTCGACCGACGGTCGGGGCAGTCTTTCACCGATCTTGACGTTCACGACCACGGCGACGTCCACGCCTGGGACGACGCCGAGGAGTACCTCGAGTACGTCTCAGGTTTGCTCTCGGACGTCCGCCGGGAGGGTGCCGTTCCGCTCGTCCTCGGGGGAGAGCACACCGTCTCTCTCGCGGGAGTGACGGCAGTCGAGCCGGACGTTTTCGTCACCCTCGACGCTCACCTGGACCTCCGAACGGAGTACGCCGGCAACGAGTTGAGCCACGCGACCGTCACCCATCACGCCCTGGAGACTGCCGACCGGGCGGTGATACTCGGTGCGCGCGCGGGAAGCGAGGCGGAGTGGCAGCGGGCGGCCGAACCGGACGTCACCGTCGTCGCTCCCGAGGCCGTCGGGGACTGGGAACCGGCCTTCGACGACGAAGCGGTCTACCTCAGCGTCGACATCGACGGTGCCGATCCGGGGTTCGCTCCAGGCACCGGAACGATGGAACCGTTCGGTCTGACGCCCCGTGAGATGCGAGACGTGGTTCGCCGGGTCGCGCCGTACGCCACCGGCTTCGACGTGGTGGAGGTCAACGACCGCGACGACGGCCAGGCCCCCTCGCTGGCCGCGAAACTCCTCCGTACGTTCGTCTACGAACACGCCGACCGTCGATAA
- a CDS encoding translation initiation factor IF-5A, with protein MPKDQQEVRDLQEGNYVMMDGVPCEITAYSTAKPGKHGSAKARIEGTGVFDEKKRSLSQPVDAKIWVPMIERKGGQVVSVEGDDAQIMDLDTYETFTMRVPEDVSLSPDDEIEYLEYEGQRKIVG; from the coding sequence ATGCCGAAAGACCAGCAGGAAGTTCGTGACCTCCAGGAAGGAAATTACGTGATGATGGATGGCGTGCCCTGCGAGATCACCGCATATAGTACGGCGAAACCGGGTAAACACGGCAGCGCGAAAGCTCGCATCGAGGGTACGGGCGTCTTCGACGAGAAAAAGCGCTCGCTCTCACAGCCGGTCGACGCCAAGATCTGGGTCCCGATGATCGAGCGCAAGGGCGGCCAGGTCGTCAGCGTCGAGGGCGACGACGCCCAGATCATGGACCTCGACACCTACGAGACGTTCACGATGCGGGTTCCCGAGGACGTCTCGCTCTCACCCGACGACGAGATCGAGTACCTCGAGTACGAGGGGCAGCGAAAGATCGTGGGTTGA
- a CDS encoding aminotransferase class I/II-fold pyridoxal phosphate-dependent enzyme, whose product MDIAPFELERWFAEYEHEADLMLAESGIRSLEAERFDLDPGTLGYVIPTNGDPELRATVGDRYDRGAEEVLFTVGTQEANFLAFQALLDAGDHAVVVTPTYQALHAVPDAIADVTRVSLEPPEWTLDVDAVAEAIRPKTQVVVLNNPNNPTGRYHSPETVEALYDIAADNESYLLVDEVYRLLAEEPNPPAASLGEWGLSTSSLTKAYGLAGARFGWLVGDEAVVDRAWEWKDYTTISPTKLGQHVAAQALGEQERDILSENRALADRNRGIVRDFLSSHGIDWHDPVGVNGFVTVPDEFAGSRAFCRQFVEAESVVLAPGAVFGFDGYFRIGFGLPTPELKEGLSRLDAFLARTG is encoded by the coding sequence ATGGACATCGCTCCCTTCGAACTCGAACGCTGGTTCGCCGAGTACGAACACGAAGCGGACCTCATGCTGGCCGAGTCCGGAATCCGCAGCCTCGAGGCCGAGCGCTTCGATCTCGACCCGGGCACGCTCGGGTACGTCATCCCTACGAACGGCGACCCCGAGCTACGGGCCACCGTCGGCGACCGGTACGACCGCGGCGCCGAGGAGGTCCTGTTCACCGTCGGCACCCAGGAAGCAAATTTTCTCGCGTTTCAGGCCCTCCTCGACGCGGGCGACCACGCGGTCGTCGTCACACCGACGTACCAGGCCCTCCACGCAGTCCCCGATGCCATCGCGGACGTCACCCGTGTCTCCCTCGAGCCGCCGGAGTGGACACTCGACGTGGACGCCGTCGCCGAGGCGATCCGCCCGAAGACGCAAGTCGTCGTGCTCAACAACCCGAACAATCCGACAGGCCGGTATCACTCTCCGGAGACCGTCGAGGCCCTGTACGATATCGCCGCGGACAACGAGTCGTACCTGCTCGTCGACGAGGTGTACCGACTCCTCGCCGAGGAGCCCAACCCGCCAGCGGCGTCGCTCGGCGAGTGGGGACTCAGCACGTCGAGCCTGACGAAAGCCTACGGGCTCGCCGGAGCCAGATTCGGCTGGCTCGTCGGGGACGAGGCCGTCGTCGACCGGGCGTGGGAGTGGAAGGACTATACCACCATCTCGCCGACGAAACTGGGACAGCACGTGGCCGCCCAGGCCCTCGGCGAGCAGGAGCGCGACATCCTGTCGGAAAATCGCGCCCTCGCGGATCGCAACCGTGGGATCGTCCGCGACTTCCTGTCGTCCCACGGGATCGATTGGCACGATCCCGTGGGTGTGAACGGGTTCGTGACGGTCCCCGACGAGTTCGCGGGATCCAGGGCGTTCTGTCGGCAGTTCGTCGAGGCGGAATCGGTCGTACTCGCGCCGGGAGCGGTGTTCGGCTTCGACGGCTACTTCCGGATCGGTTTCGGCCTCCCCACTCCCGAACTGAAGGAGGGGCTCTCCCGACTCGACGCCTTTCTGGCCCGCACCGGATAG